From Mya arenaria isolate MELC-2E11 chromosome 12, ASM2691426v1, the proteins below share one genomic window:
- the LOC128212204 gene encoding LRP2-binding protein-like isoform X1 yields MDIPKDLSAENVTFSKEKNILNDIAAETKDAPGYGSLSEDELMEKVENILLEKIKEGEKQAYFQLGLFYYEQSIMDKALVYFERSREFDYQSLYMLSIMLYDGIGCKPDTVRKTEARKRRAVEYIRKIANTTEKRAKHLVCAAQYNLGRAYFQGYGVDRQSDTDAERYWLLSADDGNPRASVKAQATLGMFYSREETRNLKQAFFWHSEACGNGSLESQGALGVMYEYGIGVRRNTDSAYVCMKGAADRGNVYAMGNLVAHYYRRKLYTKAADLASRVSQLTDVDLIARETDCIPSFIRKGIALASFYYARCLHEGFGAKKDEGEAKRYYSRSYQFDPDTCAALQTKTQHGLM; encoded by the exons ATGGACATACCAAAGGACTTGTCGGCAGAGAATGTTACTTTCTCAAAGGAAAAGAACATTCTGAATGATATTGCTGCAGAAACAAAAGATGCTCCTGGATATGGCTCTCTATCGGAGGATGAACTCATGGAAAAG GTGGAGAACATTCTGTTAGAGAAGATAAAGGAAGGGGAAAAGCAGGCTTACTTTCAGCTGGGACTCTTTTACTATGAACAG agcATAATGGATAAGGCACTGGTGTATTTCGAGCGTTCCCGCGAGTTTGACTACCAATCATTGTACATGTTGAGCATTATGCTTTATGATGGGATCGGCTGTAAACCAGACACT GTTAGAAAAACAGAGGCCAGAAAG cgAAGGGCAGTAGAATACATCCGTAAGATAGCGAACACCACCGAGAAGCGTGCCAAACATCTGGTCTGTGCAGCCCAATACAACTTGGGTAGAGCGTACTTCCAGGGGTACGGAGTCGACAGACAGTCGGACACTGATGCTGAAAg GTACTGGTTACTCTCCGCCGATGATGGTAATCCCAGAGCAAGTGTGAAGGCCCAGGCCACGCTCGGCATGTTCTATTCCCGCGAGGAGACGCGTAACCTCAAGCAGGCGTTTTTCTGGCACTCGGAGGCGTGCGGAAACGGCTCGCTGGAGTCACAAG GCGCCCTCGGCGTAATGTACGAGTACGGTATCGGGGTTCGACGGAACACGGACTCGGCCTATGTGTGCATGAAGGGCGCCGCCGACCGCGGCAACGTGTACGCTATGGGCAACCTGGTGGCACACTACTACAGGCGAAAATTATACACCAAGGCTGCTGATCTCGCTTCACG GGTTTCTCAACTGACGGACGTGGATCTGATAGCTCGGGAGACTGACTGTATTCCCTCCTTCATCAGGAAGGGTATCGCCCTTGCCTCTTTCTACTATGCCCGCTGTCTACACGAGGGTTTTGGCGCCAAGAAGGACGAGGGCGAGGCCAAACGATATTACTCCAGG AGCTATCAATTCGACCCTGATACCTGTGCAGCCCTACAGACGAAAACGCAACATGGTCTCATGTAA
- the LOC128212204 gene encoding LRP2-binding protein-like isoform X2: MDIPKDLSAENVTFSKEKNILNDIAAETKDAPGYGSLSEDELMEKVENILLEKIKEGEKQAYFQLGLFYYEQSIMDKALVYFERSREFDYQSLYMLSIMLYDGIGCKPDTRRAVEYIRKIANTTEKRAKHLVCAAQYNLGRAYFQGYGVDRQSDTDAERYWLLSADDGNPRASVKAQATLGMFYSREETRNLKQAFFWHSEACGNGSLESQGALGVMYEYGIGVRRNTDSAYVCMKGAADRGNVYAMGNLVAHYYRRKLYTKAADLASRVSQLTDVDLIARETDCIPSFIRKGIALASFYYARCLHEGFGAKKDEGEAKRYYSRSYQFDPDTCAALQTKTQHGLM, from the exons ATGGACATACCAAAGGACTTGTCGGCAGAGAATGTTACTTTCTCAAAGGAAAAGAACATTCTGAATGATATTGCTGCAGAAACAAAAGATGCTCCTGGATATGGCTCTCTATCGGAGGATGAACTCATGGAAAAG GTGGAGAACATTCTGTTAGAGAAGATAAAGGAAGGGGAAAAGCAGGCTTACTTTCAGCTGGGACTCTTTTACTATGAACAG agcATAATGGATAAGGCACTGGTGTATTTCGAGCGTTCCCGCGAGTTTGACTACCAATCATTGTACATGTTGAGCATTATGCTTTATGATGGGATCGGCTGTAAACCAGACACT cgAAGGGCAGTAGAATACATCCGTAAGATAGCGAACACCACCGAGAAGCGTGCCAAACATCTGGTCTGTGCAGCCCAATACAACTTGGGTAGAGCGTACTTCCAGGGGTACGGAGTCGACAGACAGTCGGACACTGATGCTGAAAg GTACTGGTTACTCTCCGCCGATGATGGTAATCCCAGAGCAAGTGTGAAGGCCCAGGCCACGCTCGGCATGTTCTATTCCCGCGAGGAGACGCGTAACCTCAAGCAGGCGTTTTTCTGGCACTCGGAGGCGTGCGGAAACGGCTCGCTGGAGTCACAAG GCGCCCTCGGCGTAATGTACGAGTACGGTATCGGGGTTCGACGGAACACGGACTCGGCCTATGTGTGCATGAAGGGCGCCGCCGACCGCGGCAACGTGTACGCTATGGGCAACCTGGTGGCACACTACTACAGGCGAAAATTATACACCAAGGCTGCTGATCTCGCTTCACG GGTTTCTCAACTGACGGACGTGGATCTGATAGCTCGGGAGACTGACTGTATTCCCTCCTTCATCAGGAAGGGTATCGCCCTTGCCTCTTTCTACTATGCCCGCTGTCTACACGAGGGTTTTGGCGCCAAGAAGGACGAGGGCGAGGCCAAACGATATTACTCCAGG AGCTATCAATTCGACCCTGATACCTGTGCAGCCCTACAGACGAAAACGCAACATGGTCTCATGTAA